In one Cyclopterus lumpus isolate fCycLum1 chromosome 22, fCycLum1.pri, whole genome shotgun sequence genomic region, the following are encoded:
- the dcaf5 gene encoding DDB1- and CUL4-associated factor 5, whose protein sequence is MKELEGCGMRSSVGFLSRRELTGQPLLKDDFQRRRMAGCTSLFKKDMLGHFGCVNAIEFSNNGGEWLVSGGDDRRVLLWHMEQAIHARSKPLKLKGEHLSNIFCLAFDSTNKKVFSGGNDEQVILHDVERRETLNVFLHIDAVYSLSVSPVNDNVFASSSDDGRVLIWDTREPPSTEPFCLASYPSAFHSVMFNPVEPRLIATANSKEGVGLWDIRKPRSSLLRYGGSMSLQSAMSVRFNSTGTQLLALRRRLPPVLYELHSRLPSFQFDNQGYFNSCTMKSCCFAGDKDQYILSGSDDFNLYMWKIPKDPEAGGAGRVVNGAFMVLKGHRSIVNQVRFNPHTYMICSSGVEKVIKMWSPYQQPESLGDLEGRVEDKSRSLYTHEEYISLVLNSGSGLSHDYVSQSIQEDPRMMAFFDSLVRREIEGWSSDSDSDLSEEAIMQLHARGRRTPRPAPTPPVAVVAANNHSDSDNSSSSSLAGPDASGGEEPAGPEAEERPRRRSRLQRHQSGFLVNEDSDSSEFWLDPMPRPRSPSPRDNSTLSSPASSPSLPVGASSSSTSTSSSSSDDEERRSAVRRRNVVRRRRMHVVSRAGDRPESVQTLFSAMDSCSYPSILIDDLSSSSSAEAQNSLKPSDGGVGDEEKCLSPSDFVCLSPVMYPESQENEEGRDRTELERRPAASHRSLDGRRTGGNADSGEACGSSVALDSNSPDRHSPGVNGRHRTAAPYVRENLHVSSGSEEETGVTPEGTRPKREKGLATCALKRTHVGSEEAESGSSPSGKKLKIL, encoded by the exons ATGAAGGAGCTCGAGGGCTGCGGTATGCGCTCCTCGGTGGGCTTTCTGTCCCGCAGGGAGCTCACCGGGCAGCCGCTCCTGAAGGACGACTTCCAGAGGCGCCGGATGGCCGGCTGCACCAGCCTCTTCAAGAAGGACATGCTCGGCCACTTCGGCTGCGTCAACGCCATTGAGTTCTCCAACAACGGCGGAGAATGGCTCGTGTCCG GAGGAGATGACCGCCGGGTGCTCCTGTGGCACATGGAACAAGCTATCCATGCTCGGTCCAAGCCTTTGAAACTGAAGGGCGAGCACCTGTCCAACATCTTCTGTCTGGCCTTCGACAGCACCAACAAAAAGGTCTTCTCTGGCG gaAATGATGAGCAGGTAATTCTTCACGATGTGGAGAG AAGGGAGACTCTGAATGTGTTCCTGCACATCGACGCCGTGTACAGTTTGTCTGTCAGCCCGGTCAACGACAACGTGTTTGCCAGCTCGTCCGACGACGGACGCGTTCTTATCTGGGACACCCGCGAGCCGCCGAGCACAG AGCCCTTCTGCCTGGCCAGCTACCCGTCGGCCTTCCACAGCGTGATGTTCAACCCGGTGGAGCCCAGGCTGATCGCCACAGCCAACTCCAAGGAGGGAGTTGGATTATGGGACATTCGCAAGCCACGCAG CTCGTTGCTCCGTTACGGGGGCAGCATGTCGCTGCAGAGCGCCATGAGCGTTCGCTTCAACAGCACCGGCACCCAGCTGCTGGCGCTGCGGCGCCGCCTGCCGCCCGTCCTCTACGAGCTGCACTCCCGCCTGCCCAGCTTCCAGTTCGACAACCAGGGCTACTTCAACTCCTGCACCATGAAGAGCTGCTGCTTCGCCGGGGACAAAGATCAG taCATCTTGTCTGGGTCAGACGACTTCAACCTCTACATGTGGAAGATCCCAAAGGACCCGGAAGCAG GAGGCGCTGGTCGAGTGGTAAACGGGGCGTTCATGGTCCTGAAGGGTCACCGCTCCATAGTGAACCAGGTCCGCTTCAACCCTCACACCTACATGATCTGCTCCTCGGGCGTGGAGAAAGTCATCAAG ATGTGGAGTCCCTACCAGCAGCCCGAGAGTCTCGGGGACCTGGAGGGCCGCGTGGAGGACAAGTCACGCAGCCTCTACACCCACGAGGAGTACATCAGCCTGGTGCTGAACAGCGGCAGCGGCCTGTCCCACGACTACGTCAGCCAGTCCATCCAGGAGGACCCGCGCATGATGGCTTTCTTTGACTCGCTGGTGCGCCGAGAGATCGAGGGCTGGAGCTCCGACTCCGACAGCGACCTGAGCGAGGAGGCCATCATGCAGCTCCACGCTCGGGGTCGGCGCACCCCGAGGCCCGCGCCGACTCCTCCCGTCGCCGTCGTTGCCGCCAATAATCACAGCGACTCCGATaactcgtcgtcctcctcgctGGCTGGACCCGATGCCTCGGGGGGAGAAGAGCCAGCGGGGCCAGAGGCGGAGGAGCGGCCGAGGAGGCGGAGCAGGCTTCAGCGTCACCAGTCCGGCTTCCTCGTGAACGAGGACTCGGACTCCAGCGAGTTTTGGCTCGACCCCATGCCGCGGCCTCGCTCCCCGAGCCCCAGGGACAACTCCACGCTGTccagccccgcctcctctcctTCGCTTCCCGTCGGAGCGTCCAGCTCCTCCACAtccacctccagctccagcagcgACGACGAGGAGCGGCGCAGCGCGGTGAGGCGGCGCAACGTGGTGAGGCGGCGGCGCATGCACGTCGTCTCCAGAGCCGGGGACCGACCCGAGTCTGTGCAGACTCTGTTTTCAGCCATGGACTCCTGCAGTTACCCATCGATATTAATCGAtgacctgtcttcctcctcgtccgcCGAGGCACAAAACTCCCTCAAGCCCAGCGATGGCGGCGTCGGAGATGAGGAAAAATGTCTCAGCCCTTCTGACTTTGTGTGTCTGAGCCCCGTGATGTACCCCGAGAGCCAAGAGAACGAGGAAGGGAGGGACAGGACTGAGCTGGAAAGACGCCCGGCTGCGTCTCACCGGTCACTGGACGGACGCAGGACTGGAGGAAACGCCGACAGCGGCGAGGCTTGTGGCAGTTCGGTGGCTTTAGACAGTAACTCTCCAGACCGACACAGCCCTGGAGTCAACGGGCGACACCGGACTGCAGCGCCCTATGTGAGAGAGaacctccatgtctcctccggATCGGAGGAAGAGACTGGCGTCACACCTGAAGGCACCAGGCCGAAGAGAGAAAAGGGCCTGGCGACCTGCGCCCTGAAACGGACTCATGTGGGATCAGAGGAGGCCGagtcaggctcctccccctcaggaAAGAAGTTAAAAATATTATGA